Proteins encoded within one genomic window of Candidatus Dormiibacterota bacterium:
- a CDS encoding CoA-transferase translates to MTSRYTRRELMVVAAAREIRDHELVFVGMRLPLLGFGLAKATHAPNAVGLFENGVIRDRPAEAFIYTMGDPPNIVGAVACLGLVDVMSLLQQGRVDVGFIGGAEVDPLGNLNTTRTSGSGTLVRLPGSGGAGDIASLAGRTVLIMEHEPRRFRERVDYITSPGHFPGRRRGGPATLITTLGVFDLSTGRVRAASLHPGVTPQQVREATGFQIEIADHIPATATPSADELAYIRHADPEGFWTGR, encoded by the coding sequence ATGACGTCGCGCTATACCCGGCGGGAGCTGATGGTGGTCGCGGCGGCGCGCGAAATCCGTGACCACGAGCTCGTCTTCGTCGGCATGCGCCTTCCCCTGCTCGGCTTCGGGCTGGCCAAGGCGACGCACGCCCCGAACGCGGTTGGGTTGTTCGAGAACGGCGTGATTCGCGACCGACCCGCGGAGGCGTTCATCTACACCATGGGCGATCCACCCAACATCGTCGGCGCGGTCGCGTGCCTGGGCCTTGTGGACGTCATGAGCCTGCTGCAGCAAGGGCGCGTCGACGTGGGCTTCATCGGTGGGGCGGAAGTCGATCCGCTTGGCAACCTCAATACCACCCGGACCAGCGGCAGCGGCACGCTGGTCCGCCTTCCCGGCAGTGGCGGGGCCGGCGACATCGCATCGCTGGCGGGGCGGACGGTGTTGATCATGGAGCACGAGCCGCGCCGCTTTCGCGAGCGCGTCGACTACATCACGTCCCCGGGCCACTTCCCCGGCCGGCGCCGCGGCGGTCCCGCCACCCTGATCACCACGCTGGGAGTCTTCGATCTCTCGACAGGCCGCGTTCGAGCCGCCAGCTTGCACCCGGGTGTCACGCCGCAGCAGGTGCGCGAAGCCACCGGCTTCCAGATCGAGATCGCCGACCACATACCCGCCACGGCGACGCCCTCCGCCGACGAGCTGGCCTACATCCGTCATGCGGATCCGGAAGGGTTCTGGACGGGGCGATAG
- a CDS encoding CoA-transferase has translation MEPPLSDKRRSLREAIAEQVHDGDTIALGLALESGIPFAAVHEIIRQQRRDLTLVGPISDMAFDQMIGAGTVAKVIAAWVGNVAGGSGYGFRRAYEQGQPRRIVMEDHSNFTVGLALKAAAMGLPFLPTFSGLGGDIVRGHPRIRPVDDPFGGPNLLAVGALRPDVAIIHVQRADQQGNAHLWGNLGLTVEAAYAAHRTIVICEEVVPESVIRSDPNRTVIPGFLVTALVEEPGGALPSSVQGYWRRDFAPFLAYHQLSRTPDGFQSWLREWVLDLPDRPAYLRHMGEAAVERLRVTDRRLAAEANFAP, from the coding sequence CTGGAGCCACCGCTGAGCGACAAGCGGCGGTCGCTGCGCGAGGCGATCGCCGAGCAGGTGCATGACGGCGACACGATCGCGCTCGGGCTGGCCCTGGAGTCCGGCATCCCGTTCGCCGCGGTGCACGAGATCATCCGCCAGCAGCGCCGTGATCTGACGCTGGTTGGTCCCATTTCCGACATGGCGTTCGACCAGATGATCGGGGCCGGCACGGTGGCGAAGGTGATCGCGGCATGGGTGGGGAACGTCGCCGGGGGGTCCGGATACGGCTTTCGCCGGGCCTACGAACAGGGGCAACCGCGACGCATCGTCATGGAGGATCACTCCAACTTCACCGTCGGATTGGCACTGAAGGCCGCGGCGATGGGTCTCCCCTTCCTGCCGACCTTCAGCGGCCTGGGCGGCGATATCGTGCGGGGCCATCCCCGCATCCGGCCAGTGGACGATCCCTTCGGCGGCCCCAACCTGCTCGCGGTCGGCGCGCTGCGGCCGGACGTCGCAATTATCCACGTCCAGCGCGCGGACCAACAAGGCAACGCCCACCTGTGGGGAAACCTCGGCCTCACCGTTGAAGCGGCGTACGCCGCACACCGCACGATCGTGATCTGCGAGGAGGTCGTGCCGGAATCGGTGATCCGCAGCGATCCCAACCGCACCGTGATCCCTGGCTTTCTCGTGACCGCCCTCGTCGAGGAGCCGGGTGGCGCGCTCCCCTCGTCGGTGCAGGGCTACTGGCGGCGTGACTTCGCGCCGTTTCTCGCCTATCACCAGCTCTCACGGACCCCCGACGGCTTTCAGTCGTGGTTGCGCGAGTGGGTCCTCGACCTCCCCGACCGGCCGGCGTACCTGCGCCACATGGGTGAGGCAGCGGTCGAGCGTCTTCGGGTCACCGATCGGCGGCTTGCGGCCGAGGCGAACTTCGCGCCATGA
- a CDS encoding enoyl-CoA hydratase-related protein — translation MPAPESPSVPVRVGVQDGIARITLDRPPLNVLDIDTLRQLNDALRQCDRPSIRVVLIASALPRAFSAGVDVADHAAGRLDAMLTEVRENARLLLNLGPVTLAAIHGLTLGGGAEIALLCDLVIAADDTTFGFPEITLAAFPPVAAAALPERGPGPRAMCLLLGELVDANAAHDLGLVSQVVPANRLMETADRRARDVAALSTVALRALTAATRRQRAATVLQRLDAAIEIYRTAVAPSQDAQEGIRAFMEKRAPLWSHR, via the coding sequence GTGCCGGCACCCGAGTCGCCATCGGTTCCAGTCAGGGTCGGGGTACAGGATGGAATCGCTCGCATCACCCTGGATCGCCCACCGCTGAATGTGCTGGACATCGACACCCTACGCCAGCTCAATGACGCGCTGCGGCAGTGTGATCGACCCTCGATCCGCGTCGTCCTAATTGCCAGTGCCCTGCCACGAGCGTTTTCCGCCGGGGTCGACGTGGCGGACCACGCCGCGGGCCGCCTGGACGCCATGTTGACGGAGGTGCGGGAGAATGCCCGACTGCTCCTCAACCTCGGGCCGGTCACGCTCGCCGCCATCCACGGATTAACGCTCGGCGGCGGTGCGGAGATCGCGCTGCTCTGCGACCTGGTCATCGCGGCCGACGACACGACGTTCGGCTTTCCCGAAATCACGCTGGCCGCCTTTCCGCCGGTGGCGGCCGCCGCCCTGCCGGAGCGAGGCCCGGGGCCCCGGGCCATGTGCCTGCTCCTCGGCGAATTGGTCGACGCCAACGCGGCCCACGACCTCGGTCTGGTAAGCCAGGTGGTGCCGGCCAACCGGCTGATGGAGACCGCCGATCGGCGAGCCCGTGACGTTGCCGCCTTGAGCACTGTCGCGCTCCGCGCACTCACGGCGGCGACACGGCGGCAGCGAGCTGCAACGGTGCTGCAACGCCTCGATGCCGCGATCGAAATTTATCGGACGGCAGTGGCACCGTCGCAGGACGCCCAAGAAGGTATTCGCGCCTTCATGGAAAAGCGGGCGCCGCTCTGGAGCCACCGCTGA
- a CDS encoding zinc ribbon domain-containing protein, with translation MRAIPPPGKKLSTLGSMQRCPRCERSVAAEAAFCPYCGAQLKVQPVQGEIIDGTDRFKKNRAVNPGRAARLSLIPGLGHWYAGAPVKGLAFFAAIVGPIVIGTELDLTVVAAPLGIPLDLGGLGLWAFCAYDAYRTAKNRMRPPPESQPGNTRSAN, from the coding sequence ATGCGGGCAATCCCCCCGCCGGGGAAAAAACTTAGTACGCTGGGATCCATGCAGAGGTGTCCGCGTTGCGAACGATCGGTGGCCGCCGAGGCGGCGTTCTGTCCCTACTGCGGCGCCCAGCTCAAGGTTCAGCCGGTCCAGGGCGAGATCATCGATGGAACCGACCGATTCAAAAAGAACCGCGCCGTGAACCCAGGTCGGGCCGCGCGATTGTCGCTCATTCCCGGCCTCGGTCACTGGTACGCGGGGGCACCGGTCAAAGGGCTGGCCTTCTTTGCCGCCATCGTCGGTCCGATCGTGATCGGCACGGAGCTCGACCTGACGGTGGTGGCCGCCCCGCTAGGGATTCCACTGGACCTCGGTGGACTCGGGCTGTGGGCCTTCTGCGCCTACGATGCCTACCGCACCGCAAAGAACCGTATGCGCCCGCCGCCTGAGTCGCAACCCGGGAACACGCGCTCAGCAAACTGA
- a CDS encoding response regulator, translating into MTRERRVLLIDDDQDLADLYLKHLRRDGIPLEHARTGQEADTFVRNRVPALILVDLTLPDLDGRELIERWADDSVSGAIPIWIVSNITPEDNLWWHTAPNVQRYFLKSKVVLSRLSLEIRATLGLPYGDRVSHRLAG; encoded by the coding sequence GTGACGAGGGAGCGAAGGGTACTCCTCATCGACGACGATCAGGATCTCGCCGACCTTTATCTGAAGCACCTTCGCCGCGATGGCATCCCCCTTGAGCACGCGCGCACCGGTCAGGAAGCGGATACCTTCGTGCGCAACCGCGTCCCGGCCCTGATCCTGGTCGATCTCACGTTGCCGGACCTCGACGGCCGTGAGCTGATCGAGCGCTGGGCCGATGATTCGGTCTCCGGCGCGATCCCGATCTGGATCGTGAGCAACATCACGCCGGAGGACAACCTCTGGTGGCACACCGCCCCCAATGTGCAGCGCTACTTTCTGAAGTCCAAGGTCGTCCTTTCGCGGCTGAGCCTGGAGATCCGTGCCACGTTGGGCCTACCCTACGGCGATCGCGTCAGCCACCGCCTCGCCGGCTGA
- a CDS encoding type II CAAX endopeptidase family protein: MEGLAPAAPPHAANRLRWLDLLPVIAFTLLGIILVFALLVGLARSNRAFYRANLETISLSATLAIYLAFGAGIAVALRRLPTPLAFLGLRWPTLPDVIATIFLLIPWYLGIIFVSTVSALIFNGGRVVPSNSRLIFVQRPGGVGLLLLALLVTAVAAPICEEVFFRGMLFRLLRTRVPLWAAVLLSAMAFGLAHASPAVSAALLPTFTYMGIVLAVVYVRTGWLTNNILLHAASNAIATAAVYYQAIR; this comes from the coding sequence ATGGAAGGGCTGGCCCCGGCCGCACCACCTCACGCGGCGAACCGGCTGCGCTGGCTGGACCTCCTTCCGGTGATCGCCTTCACGCTGCTCGGCATCATCCTCGTATTCGCCCTGCTGGTGGGCCTCGCTCGCAGCAATCGTGCTTTCTACCGCGCCAACCTGGAGACGATCTCGCTCAGCGCCACGCTCGCCATCTATCTTGCCTTCGGCGCGGGGATCGCCGTTGCGCTCCGGCGACTACCGACACCCCTGGCGTTCCTCGGGTTGCGCTGGCCGACGCTGCCTGACGTCATCGCGACGATCTTCCTGCTGATCCCCTGGTACCTGGGCATCATCTTCGTTTCCACCGTGTCGGCGCTCATCTTCAATGGCGGCCGAGTGGTACCCAGCAACAGCCGACTGATCTTCGTGCAGCGCCCCGGCGGGGTCGGGCTGCTGCTCCTCGCGCTGCTGGTCACGGCCGTCGCCGCTCCCATCTGCGAGGAGGTGTTCTTCCGCGGCATGCTCTTTCGGCTGCTGCGGACCCGAGTCCCGCTGTGGGCGGCGGTGCTCCTCAGTGCGATGGCATTCGGCCTCGCGCATGCCAGCCCCGCGGTGAGTGCCGCCCTCTTGCCAACCTTCACGTACATGGGCATCGTGCTGGCCGTGGTCTACGTCAGGACCGGCTGGCTGACCAACAACATTCTGTTGCACGCCGCGAGCAACGCGATCGCGACCGCCGCCGTCTATTACCAGGCGATCCGCTAA
- a CDS encoding universal stress protein has translation MNLVLSPLGITLAVAFTVGLAGTLGWMLRVPPPAPRGATSSVRSVEAIRKVLVPILDLGASVRAVELAARLNQGHKAEMVIVYVHEIPLQAPLVMPEKDARIQRALDAAAFIATQHAITPRTKVNVARQAGHRIVEIAREESADLIVMGISHQNRPNESPLGRIAEHVVRNAHCEVVVDRVPRQKVSLIPTELN, from the coding sequence TTGAACCTCGTCCTCAGCCCGCTCGGGATCACCCTGGCGGTCGCCTTCACGGTCGGGCTGGCCGGGACGCTCGGCTGGATGCTGCGCGTGCCACCGCCGGCCCCCCGAGGCGCAACCAGCAGCGTGCGGTCGGTCGAGGCCATTCGCAAAGTCTTGGTGCCGATCCTCGACCTCGGCGCCTCGGTTCGTGCCGTGGAGCTTGCAGCCCGGCTCAACCAGGGACACAAGGCGGAGATGGTGATCGTCTACGTGCACGAGATCCCGCTCCAGGCGCCGCTGGTCATGCCGGAGAAGGACGCGCGCATTCAGCGTGCCCTCGACGCGGCCGCCTTCATCGCTACGCAGCATGCCATCACGCCCCGCACCAAGGTCAACGTCGCCCGCCAGGCCGGCCACCGAATCGTCGAGATCGCGCGGGAGGAAAGCGCCGACCTGATCGTGATGGGCATCAGCCACCAGAACCGGCCGAATGAGAGCCCGCTCGGACGGATCGCCGAGCACGTCGTCCGCAACGCCCATTGCGAGGTTGTCGTCGACCGGGTCCCGCGTCAGAAGGTTTCCCTGATCCCCACCGAGCTCAACTGA
- a CDS encoding APC family permease has translation MSAPEQTPAGAIGSSELRRDVSVWGSYMWGYADVGADIYVALGIVALAALGFTPLAFLAAGLVYAMVGLCYAELASAYPVAGGGQYFALRGLGDLWGFVAGSALLLDYTIDIALFTVISFGYFNYFLPFAKTLAIQVGPSHVYWFWLLETVLGILLLIWMNVRGIKVSSTFNNFLGVVAIIGQAIIVIAGFSLVWDPNLVVANFTHYPATLGDFALGSSLAIISFVGLESISQVAQETRRPATIIPRTSIGLILSVLLFALAFSVLAAGMLPLGPGPHNGFFGHSGDPVALIAGRIPVIGIVAAPLTALIGGVIVFISANSGVVSASRLTYSMSLFKLVPRWFNKVSKRFATPTRTIVVFSGVAIVQTLVAFFTPGGSGATDNAAIELLTDLYAFGATTGYLIVFVSLITLRFKDPYTPRPYRMPLNIPIKVRGRVVSFPVLGVLGMIGVAITLFEVVLTHPLGRIAGPLWVLIAASLYFAYRKHQGLPAFGNVQRNWEDAQKRVLREAEEFESLEEYEAVLAERDAATNAKS, from the coding sequence GTGAGCGCCCCGGAGCAGACGCCCGCGGGCGCCATCGGCAGCAGTGAACTTCGCCGCGACGTCAGCGTCTGGGGCTCCTACATGTGGGGCTATGCGGACGTGGGCGCCGACATCTATGTGGCGCTTGGCATCGTCGCCCTCGCGGCGCTCGGCTTCACGCCGCTTGCGTTCCTCGCCGCCGGGCTGGTCTATGCGATGGTCGGCCTCTGTTATGCGGAGCTCGCCTCCGCCTACCCGGTGGCCGGGGGCGGCCAGTACTTCGCGTTGCGCGGACTCGGCGATCTCTGGGGATTCGTGGCGGGGTCGGCCCTTCTGCTCGACTACACGATCGACATCGCCCTCTTCACCGTTATCTCGTTCGGATACTTCAACTATTTTCTGCCCTTCGCCAAGACGCTCGCGATCCAGGTCGGCCCGAGTCACGTCTACTGGTTCTGGCTCCTGGAAACGGTGCTCGGCATCCTGCTGTTGATCTGGATGAACGTACGCGGCATCAAGGTCTCCTCGACGTTCAACAACTTCCTCGGGGTCGTGGCGATCATTGGCCAGGCGATCATCGTCATCGCCGGATTCAGCCTTGTCTGGGACCCGAACCTGGTGGTCGCGAATTTCACCCACTACCCGGCGACGCTCGGCGATTTCGCCCTCGGCTCGTCGCTCGCCATCATCTCCTTCGTCGGGCTCGAGTCCATTTCGCAGGTGGCCCAGGAGACCCGGCGGCCGGCGACCATCATTCCCAGAACCTCGATCGGGCTGATCCTCTCAGTCCTCCTCTTCGCGCTCGCCTTCTCGGTGCTGGCGGCGGGCATGTTGCCGCTCGGACCCGGGCCGCACAACGGCTTCTTCGGCCACAGCGGCGACCCGGTGGCGCTGATCGCCGGCCGCATCCCCGTGATCGGCATCGTCGCCGCCCCGCTGACGGCGCTGATCGGTGGCGTCATCGTCTTCATCTCCGCGAACTCCGGGGTGGTGAGCGCTTCGCGGCTCACCTACTCGATGAGCCTGTTCAAGCTGGTGCCGCGCTGGTTCAACAAGGTCAGCAAGCGCTTCGCGACGCCCACGCGGACCATCGTGGTCTTCAGCGGGGTCGCGATCGTGCAGACGCTGGTCGCGTTCTTTACGCCGGGCGGGTCCGGCGCAACCGATAACGCGGCCATCGAGCTGCTCACCGACCTCTACGCCTTTGGGGCGACCACTGGCTACCTGATCGTCTTCGTTTCCCTGATTACGCTGCGGTTCAAGGATCCCTACACGCCGCGGCCCTACCGGATGCCGCTCAACATCCCCATCAAGGTTCGAGGTCGCGTCGTCTCCTTCCCGGTGCTCGGCGTCCTCGGCATGATCGGCGTGGCCATCACCCTCTTTGAGGTGGTCCTGACCCACCCGCTGGGCCGCATCGCTGGCCCCCTCTGGGTCCTGATCGCCGCATCCCTGTACTTCGCCTACCGCAAGCACCAGGGGTTGCCGGCCTTCGGCAACGTCCAGCGCAACTGGGAAGACGCCCAGAAGCGCGTCCTTCGGGAAGCCGAAGAATTCGAATCCCTGGAGGAGTATGAAGCGGTGCTCGCCGAGCGCGACGCCGCTACGAACGCGAAGTCATGA
- a CDS encoding TrkA family potassium uptake protein produces MRTVIVGCGRVGSSLARQLSQEGDDVTVVDSSEAAFNRLGEDFAGEMVFGSAVDEDILRRAGTDRAEAFVAVTNADTTNIMAAQLAQHEFGVKKVICRIYDPARADLYAELGIETICPTTVGAEKVKRFFEKG; encoded by the coding sequence ATGCGTACGGTGATCGTGGGCTGCGGGCGGGTTGGCTCCAGCCTGGCCCGGCAGCTGAGTCAAGAGGGTGACGACGTTACTGTCGTGGACTCCAGTGAGGCAGCCTTCAACCGGCTGGGCGAGGATTTTGCCGGCGAGATGGTCTTTGGCTCGGCGGTCGATGAGGACATCCTCCGGCGCGCCGGGACCGACCGGGCCGAAGCGTTCGTGGCCGTTACCAACGCCGATACCACCAACATCATGGCCGCCCAGCTGGCGCAGCACGAGTTCGGTGTCAAGAAGGTGATCTGCCGCATCTACGACCCGGCTCGGGCTGACCTCTACGCCGAGCTGGGGATCGAGACCATCTGCCCGACGACGGTTGGCGCGGAAAAGGTCAAGCGCTTCTTCGAGAAGGGGTGA
- the dnaK gene encoding molecular chaperone DnaK — protein MAKTVGIDLGTTNSVIAVMEAGEPVVIPNAEGGRTTPSVVAFTKSGERLVGQLARRQAAVNPENTVYSIKRFMGRKYDEVETERKMVPYKVIAGKDGRVEVEIQGQRYTPEQISAMILQKLKTDAEAYLGEKVTDAVITVPAYFNDSQRQATKNAGEIAGLNVVRIINEPTAAALAYGLDKKENEKILVFDLGGGTYDVSVLEIGEGVFEVKATNGDTHLGGDDYDRRLVDYIADEFKKQQGIDLRQDRQALQRLTEAAEKAKIELSSRMETEVNLPFITADQNGPKHLEIKITRAKFEQLTADLTEKTIAPFNAALKDAGLTPADLNEVILVGGATRMPAIQELVKKLTNGKEPHRGINPDEVVAVGAAIQAGVLKGEVKDVLLLDVTPLSLGLETLGGVNTKLIERNTTIPTSKSQVFSTASDNQPSVEIHVLQGEREMASANKTLGKFHLDGIAPAPRGVPQVEVTFDIDANGILNVRAKDLGTGKEQKVTITASTTLNKDEVSKMVRDAEAHAEEDRKHREEVEARNQADSLVYQAEKQLQENAAKIDASVRSEVESKIEPVKQAIKDNDVERMRSTSQELATAMQKIGEAVYQQAQGAGTGAQSATGTDGPKSGKPSDGDVVDADFKEV, from the coding sequence ATGGCAAAGACGGTAGGCATCGATCTTGGGACCACGAACTCGGTAATCGCCGTCATGGAAGCTGGCGAGCCGGTCGTCATTCCGAACGCCGAAGGCGGGCGGACGACGCCGTCGGTCGTCGCCTTCACCAAGTCAGGGGAGCGTCTCGTGGGACAGCTGGCCCGACGGCAGGCGGCCGTCAATCCGGAGAACACCGTCTACTCGATCAAGCGCTTCATGGGCCGCAAATACGATGAGGTCGAGACCGAACGCAAGATGGTGCCCTACAAGGTTATCGCCGGGAAGGACGGGCGGGTGGAGGTCGAGATCCAGGGGCAGCGCTACACCCCGGAACAGATCTCGGCCATGATCCTGCAGAAACTCAAGACGGACGCGGAAGCCTACCTCGGCGAGAAGGTCACGGACGCGGTCATCACCGTGCCGGCGTACTTCAACGACTCGCAGCGGCAGGCCACCAAGAACGCCGGCGAGATCGCCGGCCTCAATGTCGTCCGCATCATCAACGAGCCGACCGCGGCCGCGCTCGCCTACGGCCTTGACAAGAAGGAAAACGAAAAGATCCTCGTGTTCGACCTCGGTGGCGGCACCTATGACGTGTCCGTCCTGGAGATCGGCGAGGGTGTCTTCGAGGTCAAGGCGACCAACGGCGATACCCACCTCGGTGGGGACGACTACGACCGCCGGCTCGTGGACTACATCGCCGACGAGTTCAAGAAGCAACAGGGCATCGACCTGCGCCAGGACCGGCAGGCCCTGCAGCGTCTGACCGAGGCCGCGGAGAAGGCCAAGATCGAGCTCTCCAGCCGGATGGAAACCGAGGTCAACCTGCCGTTCATCACCGCCGACCAGAACGGCCCCAAGCACCTCGAGATCAAGATCACCCGCGCGAAATTCGAGCAGCTGACAGCGGACCTCACGGAAAAGACGATCGCGCCGTTCAACGCGGCGCTCAAGGATGCCGGGCTGACCCCGGCCGATCTGAACGAGGTGATCCTCGTAGGTGGCGCGACCAGGATGCCGGCCATCCAGGAGCTGGTCAAGAAGCTCACGAACGGCAAGGAGCCACACCGTGGCATCAATCCGGACGAGGTCGTCGCCGTGGGCGCCGCCATCCAGGCGGGCGTGCTCAAGGGCGAGGTCAAGGATGTGCTCCTGCTCGACGTCACGCCGCTGTCGCTTGGCCTGGAGACCCTCGGTGGCGTCAACACCAAGTTGATCGAGCGCAACACGACGATCCCGACCTCGAAGAGCCAGGTGTTCTCGACCGCGTCTGATAACCAGCCCTCGGTCGAGATCCACGTCCTGCAAGGCGAGCGCGAGATGGCGTCGGCCAACAAGACGCTCGGCAAGTTCCACCTCGACGGCATCGCGCCGGCACCTCGAGGGGTCCCGCAGGTGGAGGTGACTTTCGACATCGACGCCAACGGCATCCTCAACGTGCGGGCCAAGGACCTTGGGACCGGAAAGGAACAGAAGGTGACGATCACCGCCTCCACAACCCTGAACAAGGATGAGGTCTCGAAGATGGTGCGCGACGCCGAGGCGCATGCCGAAGAAGATCGCAAGCATCGTGAGGAAGTCGAGGCTCGCAACCAGGCGGACAGCCTTGTCTACCAGGCCGAGAAACAGCTGCAGGAGAATGCCGCCAAGATCGACGCGTCGGTCCGCTCCGAGGTCGAAAGCAAGATCGAGCCGGTGAAGCAAGCGATCAAAGACAACGACGTCGAGCGCATGCGGTCCACCAGCCAGGAGCTGGCGACCGCGATGCAAAAGATCGGCGAAGCCGTCTACCAGCAGGCGCAGGGCGCCGGCACGGGGGCCCAGTCGGCCACCGGCACGGACGGCCCCAAGTCGGGCAAGCCGAGCGATGGCGACGTCGTCGACGCCGACTTCAAAGAGGTCTAA